One Brassica napus cultivar Da-Ae chromosome C4, Da-Ae, whole genome shotgun sequence genomic region harbors:
- the LOC111212067 gene encoding protein DJ-1 homolog A, with translation MAPSTKTVLIPIAHGTEPLEAVAMITTLRRGGADVTVASVETQVGVDACHGIKMVADTLLSDITDSIFDLIVLPGGLPGGETLKNCKPLENMVKKQDADGRLNAAICCAPALALGTWGLLQGKKATGYPVFMEKLAATCATAVESRVQIDGRIVTSRGPGTTIEFSITLVEQLYGKEKADEVSSILLVRPNPGEEYTFTELNKTEWLFEDTPQILVPIAEDSEETEAIALVDILRRAKANVVIAAIGNSLEVVGSCKAKLVGDVLLDEVAEKSFDLIVLPGGNGAQRFASCEKLVNMLKKQAEANKPYGGICKSPVYVFEHNGLLKGKKATTHPRVSNELSDQSHIDHRVVVDGNLITSRAPGTAMEFSLAIVEKFYGREKALQLAKATLV, from the exons ATGGCTCCATCTACGAAGACG GTTTTGATTCCTATTGCGCATGGTACGGAGCCTCTAGAAGCGGTGGCGATGATCACCACGTTAAGGCGAGGTGGCGCTGACGTGACGGTAGCTTCCGTCGAGACTCAGGTTGGCGTTGATGCTTGTCATGGTATCAAGATGGTCGCTGATACTCTCCTCTCTGATATTACCGATTCTATTTTTGACCTTATTGTGCTCCCC GGAGGGCTTCCCGGCGGCGAGACTCTTAAAAACTGTAAACCATTAGAGAATATGGTAAAGAAACAAGACGCAGATGGACGACTTAACGCAGCTATATGTTGTGCTCCTGCGTTGGCTCTTGGTACTTGGGGTCTACTACAAGGCAAGAAA GCAACGGGATACCCGGTTTTTATGGAGAAACTTGCGGCTACTTGTGCCACTGCTGTTGAGTCAAGAGTGCAGATAGATGGAAGAATAGTTACCAGTCGTGGACCGGGAACCACCATAGAATTCTCCATCACCCTTGTAGAGCAGTTGTATGGGAAAGAGAAAGCTGATGAAGTCTCTAGTATCTTG CTGGTTCGTCCTAACCCTGGTGAGGAGTATACTTTTACTGAGCTTAACAAAACGGAGTGGTTATTTGAAGATACGCCACag ATTCTTGTACCCATTGCAGAAGACTCAGAGGAGACTGAGGCTATAGCGCTTGTAGATATCTTGAGACGAGCAAAAGCAAATGTCGTGATTGCTGCAATTGGTAATAGTTTGGAAGTTGTAGGATCATGCAAAGCTAAGCTAGTAGGAGATGTGCTTCTTGATGAGGTTGCCGAGAAGTCATTCGATCTGATTGTGTTGCCT GGCGGTAATGGTGCTCAAAGATTCGCAAGCTGTGAGAAACTGGTGAATATGTTAAAGAAACAGGCAGAAGCAAACAAACCCTATGGAGGAATCTGTAAATCGCCTGTTTACGTCTTTGAGCATAATGGTTTACTCAAG GGTAAGAAGGCAACTACTCACCCAAGGGTGAGCAACGAGCTTTCAGACCAGAGTCACATCGATCACAGAGTCGTGGTGGACGGAAATCTTATAACGAGCCGAGCTCCAGGGACTGCAATGGAGTTCTCACTTGCGATTGTGGAGAAGTTTTACGGGCGAGAGAAAGCGCTTCAGCTTGCAAAAGCAACGCTTGTTTGA